The window ATTATTATTCCAAGAATAGTAAGAAAAGATCTAAGTTTATTAACTCTCAAGTTATATATAGAAGATTTAAAACTTTCTAAAATTCTCATTTATTTTTACCCTACTTCCATTTTTTAATTTATTTGAAGGACTTAAAATAATAGTATCTTTCTCTTCTAAACCCTTTACAACCTCTATCATATCACCATGAATATCTCCTAAAAATACTTCTTTTTCTATTGCATGATTATTATTTACAATAAAAACAAAGGTTTTTCCTTCTCTGAAAATAATAGAGTTCATAGGAATAACTAATGCATTTTTCTTAATTCCAACATAAATATCTGCAGAGACTGACATTCCCTCCTTTACCTTGTCACCTAATGCTGGGATTGAGATTTTTACATTATAACCATAACTTCCGTCTTTACTAATAGATGGAGAAAAGGATATACTTTTAACTCTTCCTTCCCATATTCTGTCCCCTAAAGCTTCTACCCTTATTTCTGCTTTTTGTCCTTCTTTTATTTTTAAAACATTAGATTCATCAACTCTTACATCAGCTACTAGAGAGTTTGTGTCCACAATAGTCATTAAAGGAGTAGATGAGGAAGGTGAGTAAAAAAGGTTTAATAAAGAAGAAAGATTTAAAGAGTTTAAATTAGAGAAGTTTAGGTTAAATTGGAATTGTTCTTTAATGATTTGGCCTTCTTCTGCATTAATATTTACTACTATTCCTGAAATTGGGGATTTTATAAGTCTGTTTTCATACATGTTTCTAAGATTTTCATAATATACAGATAGAATATTTTTTAGATTTTCAAATATATTTATATACTCTTGGGAATTTTCTTGGGAAAAGCCAAAAAGAGATCCTAGTATTTTAAATTGATTCTGTAGGGTTTCTTGAGTCTCTAGGGTTTTCATGATTAATTTTAAATTATCTATTTGTTTTTTTATATCCTTGGCATCTATTTCTGCTAGAATCTCTCCTTTTTTAACTTTATCTCCCACTTTTACTCTTAGCTTTAAAAGAGTTCCTGATATCTTAGGATTAATGTCTACTTTATTCATAAAATATAAATTTCCTGTTGTGGATATTATTATAGGAAGATTTTTTTTCTCTACACTTAGAGCTTTAACCTCTATGGGAGGAGTAAAAATATCTGTTAATATATAAAGAAGAGAAAATAATGCAATGAAAGTTACTCCGAGTATTATAAATGCTTTTTTCATTTATTTTCCCTCCAATTTATCTAAAAAATCTTTAAGAAAATTTAAATATCCTTTAGTCCATCCCGCACAAAATTCTAAGGCTTTTATAATAGTATTGTCATATTCTTCTCTAAGAGGAGAATAGTATTCTAAGGTAAAGAACTTCTGATCTGCTTTATACTTCTTTTTTTCATTTATTTCAGGACCGTAATACTTTATTTGTAAATCCCATAATTTCCCCACATAATCTCGAGAAATCCATGCAGCCTTTTTAGCTGATTCTTCAGGATTACTAAATTCTAAAGGTTTAGCCTCTTTTAGTGCTTTTATGTATTTAGGATTCCCAATTTTTATCTGGTACTCTTGATAATCCTCTAGAGTATAATGATGATTTTCTCCTTGAGATATTAGCTTATCTAAATTAAATATCCCCAAAATTACATTTTTTAGGGGCATAGGATAGGCATGGAAGGGCATACTAACATCTTGAAGATAATGAAGACTATAAGCAAAAAATCTAAATCCCCAATAGTAATCTTTTTTCATAAAAGCTTCTTTTGCTAAATTCCAAAAATGAAGAGCTCTTTTAGGGGCTTCTCCTAAAATCCATAAACCTTGAAAGGTAATAAAATACATATGTCTCCATCCAGAACTTCCCCCTGTTAATTTCTGCATAGAATTTAAGTTTATATTTTCGTCCATTCCTTTATCTGGCTCTTCTATGTATCTTGTAATAATAGTAATAGCAGAAATTTTATCCCCAATTTTCTCTCCTCGATAGGAGATTACATAGGAAGGGTTATATATAGAAGGATCATTATAAGTATAAGGAGTCACTTCTATATTGTCATATTTTTGAAGCCATGGAAATTGTTCTAATATAATCTCCGTCATCTCTTTATGAGCAGACCAAGAAAATAATGGAGTTATAAAAAGTATAAAGACCAATACAATTAAAGTAAATTTTTTCATAATAGACCTCCTTTTACACTATTCTCTTTTCATTATCAGGATCAAAAAAGTAAATTTTTTGAGGAAGATTTAAATAAACTTTATCTCCAATTCGAAATGCATTTTCTCTTGGAATCTGAATCTTTAAATTTAATTTTCCTATTTCTATGTGAAGGATTTGAAATTTATCTGAAGGAAGACTTTCTATAAAAAATATTTCTCCTATTAAATTTGTAGGATTCTTACTGATTTCAATTTTGGAAGGGTGAAATCCTAAGATTATCTCTTTCTTATTATATTTAAAGGGAATTGGAATTTCTAAGTTGTTAAAAACAAATTTATTATTTATTACTTCTCCTTTAATAAGATTCATAGGAGGCACACCAACGAAAGAAGCAGTAAAAGCATCTTTTGGTTCTTCTATAAGATCCTCATAGGTTCCTACTTGTAGTATTCTTCCCTGTTTCATTACTGCAATAATATCTCCTAAGGCTTGTGCTTCTCTTTGATCATGAGTAACATAAACTGTAGTTACTTGAAATCTTACAAGTAACTTTTTTATTTCTGTTCTTGTTATAACTCTTAATTTTGCATCTAGGTTAGATAATGGTTCGTCCATGAGCATCAAAGTAGGATTTCTTACAATACATCTTCCAATAGCAACTCTTTGTTGTTCTCCACCTGATAAAGTTTTTGGTTTTCTTGGCAGAAGTTCTTCAAATCCGACTCCTAGAATTTTTGCGGTTTCTCTTATTCTTTCATCTATCTCTTTTTCAGGTCTTTTTCTTATCCAAAAATAAAAAGAAAGATTCCCACGAGCTTTATAGTGAGGATATAGGGCATAATTCTGGAAAACCATTCCAACTCCTCTATCTTTTGGAGGAAGATCATTTACCAATTGTTCATTGAAATAAATATTTCCTGAATCTGGTTTTTCCAGTCCTGCAATTACTTTTAATAATGTAGTTTTGCCACATCCTGATGGTCCAATAATACAGAGGGTTTTCCCTTCAGGAATAAAAAGATCTACCTCTCTTAGAGCATAAATTTTCCCTTGTTCTGCTTCAGGTAAATCTTCTAAAACTCTTTCTCTTTTTCTTCTAAAAAGAGTAAATTCTTTCTCGATAGGAAAAGATTTTGTTATTTTTTCTAACTTTATACTTACCCCAAAGTTATCTTTTTTACCTCCTTACATGTGGTATAAGTATCTTGTCCTAAATACATAGAGGGATTAAATTTATCAAGATTATATACTTTTTCAAATTTATCCTCTTCTACTTGAGCATAAACTACCTTGCCTATAACTAATAAATGATCTCCTTTTATATCAATGATATCTTCTAAAACACATTCTATATGGGCTATGCATTCTTTTATTAAAGGCGCTTTGACTTTATTTGCTGGAATTGGAGTAAGATTTGCTAATTTAAATTTATCATTATCTCTTCCTGATACTTTTCCACAGATTAAAGTTGCGTTAGAAAGTTCATAGGGAGGAATATTTATAACAAATTCTTTAGTTTCTTTAATAAGTTGAAGAGTAAACCTTTCAGGCCTAAGACTAAGAACAACTAGGGGAGGATTAATACTAAAGGGAATAATCCAAGAAGCAGTCATAATGTTTTGTTTACCTAAATTGCTTACACTTGTAACTAAAAAAGCAGGAAGGGGATGAAGTAAATATATAAAATTATGTTTTAACTCTTTGTACATTTTATCCTCCTTTCTAAATTTCAAAAATATTAGGATCGAAGATAGGATTAATTTTATAATTTTTATATGTTCTTCTATGAGTCAAAACTTTAATTCCATTATAATCTTCATATTGTTCTAATTGAATGGGGATAAAGTTTTTATCTATATAAAATTTCTGAGAAAGAAAACTGTGAGTTCGATCTTTGCTAGAGCCCATTTCTAAAACAAAGCAGGAAATTCCTAATATTCTTTCTTCTTCCATAAGTTTTACTGGTTTTTGAGTTATCATTTGTATTATATAGCCTAAGCCCATTTCATCATATCTTTTCTTCTTGATATTTAAAATTAAAGGATCATCAAGATTCAATGTCAAAGGTACTATTTTTAATAATCCTGGTTTTTGCATTCTTGCTCTTCCTTCCTTTATTACAATAACTGCTCCTTTATCTTTTCCTTCTAGTATATTGTATCTATAAGTATTAGGTTTTTTAAAATAAAATTCAAAAATAAAAAACTCCTCCTTGTTTCCTTCTCTACTATATACTTCTAATATGCTACTAAAAGTGTTTATTTTATTATAAGTATCTAATACCTCTCGAACAATTTCTTCGCTGGTTATCCCAAAAGAGATAAAAAAAATCAAAAGAAAAATAGTTAAGAATTTAAATAGTTTCATATTCTATCCTCTATAACTTAAGAATCCATTCCCAATCATATTGGGAAGATAAAAAGGTTCCTTTTTGATAGTTTAATTTCTCAGTTTCAAGAAGTACAATCATCTGTTTTGCAAAGGCCTCTTGATCCTTTTTGACTATGAAATCCTTTATAGCTTGATAAGGAATACTAATAAATAATGTTTTTCCTAGAAAGGGATCATTTTTATCCTGTACCATTATTATTATATTAATAGATGTTTTAGGAGGTAATAGTATATCATTTATGAGAGATAATAGTTCCTTTAAAACTCTATTTGCTAATGTAGGATAAGGTAATCCCTTTTGGCTTGTT of the Dictyoglomus sp. genome contains:
- a CDS encoding flavin reductase family protein: MYKELKHNFIYLLHPLPAFLVTSVSNLGKQNIMTASWIIPFSINPPLVVLSLRPERFTLQLIKETKEFVINIPPYELSNATLICGKVSGRDNDKFKLANLTPIPANKVKAPLIKECIAHIECVLEDIIDIKGDHLLVIGKVVYAQVEEDKFEKVYNLDKFNPSMYLGQDTYTTCKEVKKITLG
- a CDS encoding DUF1571 domain-containing protein, which produces MKLFKFLTIFLLIFFISFGITSEEIVREVLDTYNKINTFSSILEVYSREGNKEEFFIFEFYFKKPNTYRYNILEGKDKGAVIVIKEGRARMQKPGLLKIVPLTLNLDDPLILNIKKKRYDEMGLGYIIQMITQKPVKLMEEERILGISCFVLEMGSSKDRTHSFLSQKFYIDKNFIPIQLEQYEDYNGIKVLTHRRTYKNYKINPIFDPNIFEI
- a CDS encoding efflux RND transporter periplasmic adaptor subunit, which encodes MKKAFIILGVTFIALFSLLYILTDIFTPPIEVKALSVEKKNLPIIISTTGNLYFMNKVDINPKISGTLLKLRVKVGDKVKKGEILAEIDAKDIKKQIDNLKLIMKTLETQETLQNQFKILGSLFGFSQENSQEYINIFENLKNILSVYYENLRNMYENRLIKSPISGIVVNINAEEGQIIKEQFQFNLNFSNLNSLNLSSLLNLFYSPSSSTPLMTIVDTNSLVADVRVDESNVLKIKEGQKAEIRVEALGDRIWEGRVKSISFSPSISKDGSYGYNVKISIPALGDKVKEGMSVSADIYVGIKKNALVIPMNSIIFREGKTFVFIVNNNHAIEKEVFLGDIHGDMIEVVKGLEEKDTIILSPSNKLKNGSRVKINENFRKF
- a CDS encoding ABC transporter ATP-binding protein encodes the protein MYALREVDLFIPEGKTLCIIGPSGCGKTTLLKVIAGLEKPDSGNIYFNEQLVNDLPPKDRGVGMVFQNYALYPHYKARGNLSFYFWIRKRPEKEIDERIRETAKILGVGFEELLPRKPKTLSGGEQQRVAIGRCIVRNPTLMLMDEPLSNLDAKLRVITRTEIKKLLVRFQVTTVYVTHDQREAQALGDIIAVMKQGRILQVGTYEDLIEEPKDAFTASFVGVPPMNLIKGEVINNKFVFNNLEIPIPFKYNKKEIILGFHPSKIEISKNPTNLIGEIFFIESLPSDKFQILHIEIGKLNLKIQIPRENAFRIGDKVYLNLPQKIYFFDPDNEKRIV